Genomic window (Planococcus sp. MSAK28401):
ACGCCGCTATGATGAATCAACTGGCAAAACCTTGCTGATGCGCATCAAGGAAGGGTCGGATGATTACCGTTACTTCCCAGAACCGGATCTGGTTGATATCGTTATCGACGATGCATGGCTCGAGCGCGTGCGCGCAGAAATTCCGGAACTTCCGGATGCCCGCAAAGCCCGCTACGTATCAGAACTTGGCTTGTCGTCATATGACGCCATGGTATTGACTTTGCAGAAGCCGATTTCCGATTTCTTCGAAGCGACCGTCAAAGCCGGCGCTGATGCGAAACTGGCATCAAACTGGCTGATGGGCGAAGTGTCTGCTTACCTTAATGCTCAGAATAAAGAGCTTGAGGATACAGAACTTACGCCAGAGGGACTTGCCGGCATGATCAAATTGATCGGCGAAGGCACGATTTCTTCAAAAATCGCCAAGAAAGTCTTCAAGGAATTGATCGAAAAAGGCGGCGACCCGAACAAGATCGTCAAAGCGCAAGGCTTGGTGCAGATCTCGGACGAAAAGGTATTGCTCGAGTACGTCACCAATACTTTGGATGCCAACCCGCAGTCGATCGAAGATTACAAGAACGGGAAAGACCGCGCAATCGGCTTCCTCGTCGGGCAAATCATGAAAGCGACAAAAGGGCAGGCCAACCCGCCGCTCTTGAACAAAATCCTCCTCGAGGAAATCGCGAAACGTTAATCAGAAAAAGGATGGCTCAGTGAGCTATCCTTTTTTTGTGGTGTATTTTAGTGAATGCGATCCAAAAGTTAAATCTGGTAGTCGAAATGTTATTTCCTTGAGATTCCGCTCCAAGGGGCACGCTTGAGGCCTGCAGGATGCAGGTCATGCAGCTGATGCGACAGGACGTCGCGTTTTCAGCTGCCCGGGTACAGGGCGGGTGTTGAGCCAATGTGCCGCAAAGAACGCGGCACATTTGTCTCGCCAGCCCGCGCGGTCCCTCAGGCGTCGGCCCCTTTCCGCTTCATCTCTAAGTATAGTGGGGAAATGAAATTCAACTGTCACTGAAATTAGTATGAATAGTTTTGGACAGCTTTGTAATTGCGTAAAGAATAGCTAGTGAACCATCTTTTCCACTATCAACTCTAGCTAGGCGTCTTCACCAGCGGACGAATATAATAAAAAAAGACGCGTCCTCGCATGCAACATCCAATGAAATCTAAAAGCCGAACCGCGCACAAGGGCGAGCCGAAGCAATGAGGCAAGTGCTCTTCTTGGCTCATTGCAAGAGGCCAGCCCAAAGCGGGAGGCGACTGCTTCACGATGAAATAATCAACGGACATTTCATCTCACTATCAAGTCCAGCTAAGCGACGATACCAGCGGATGAAGACAATAAACAGTGACGCTTCTTCGCACGTAACATCCAATGAAATCTAAAAGCCGAACCGCGCACAAGGGCGAGCCGAAGCAATGAGGCAAGTGCTCTTCTTGGCTCATTGCAAGAGGCCAGCCCCAAGCGGGAGGCGACTGCTTCATGATGAAATAATCAACGGACAATACATCTCACTATCAAGTCCAGCCAAGCGACGATACCAGCGGATGAAGACAATAAACAGTGACGCTTCTTCGCACGTAACATCCAATGAAATCTAAAAGCCGAACCGCGCACATGGGTGAGCCGATGCAATAAGACAAGCGATCTTCTTGGCTTATTGCAAGAGGCCAGCCCAAAGCGGGAGGCGACTGTTTTACGATGAAATAATCAAAGAACGATTCATTTCACTATCAAGTCCAGCTAAGCGCACTTCTCGGCTCATTACGAAAGGCCAGCCCAAAGCAAGAGGCGGCTATCTCGTGATAAAATGTATAATGAATTATCCATCTCGCTCTCACGTCTAACTTACTGCTCCGCATTCTGCATTATAAAACAGCAACCGACTGCGAAATGTAGAGTTAATTTGGAACAATTCCACAGCTTTTTGCTTAAAAGTTTGCCGCAAAGGGAAAAGAACAGGTAAACTGTTTTGTAAGGAGACGTGATAGAATGATGACGGAACTGGAATATTTTGAGCATGCCATCTCACTGGAGAAATATATGGCGCAGATGGAATCCAATCAGGAAAAAACCTACACGATCTATGAGAAATTCGAGTTGCCGAATGATCCGGAATTTATCGATATGCTGAAACAGCAGCAATTGAACATCTTGGCGATTACCGAGGATTGGTGCGGCGATGCGATGATGGTCAATCCGATTCTCCGGAAATTGGCAGAAGCGGCGGATCTCGAAGTCCGCTGCGTTTACCGCGACGACAACCCCGAACTTATGGACCGTTATTTGACGAATGGCGGCAAGTCGATCCCGAAATACATTTTCCTATCCGAAAGCGGGGAAGTCAAAGGTTCGTGGGGGCCGCGTTCACCGAAAGTCCAGCAGATGGTCGATGAAAAGAGAGCGAAACTGCCGGAAAAAGAAGATCATCAATACGAGCTGCATTGGAAAACGGTAATCGGGGAGATATCCGACCGTTTCACGTCCGATCCGGAGCTCTGGCAAGATACGTATGAAGACATTCGCAAGAGCTTGCAGAAAAGTTTGGCTTAACCCTATACAGACAGCCGGCTGCAGAATGCCCGTCCGCGGGAACTTTCTGCAGCCCTGTCATGTCCTGTTTCTATAGAATGGTCCAGAAAGGCTGAATCCGATGAAACGAGCACGCATAATTTATAACCCGACATCCGGCAGGGAATTGTTCCGCCGCCACCTTCCGGAAGTGTTGGAAAAGATGGAAATCGCAGGATACGAAACGTCCTGCCATGCGACTACCTGTGAAGGGGACGCAGTGAAAGCGGCGGAATATGCAGTCGAGGGGAAATTTGATTTGGTGGTGGCAGTCGGCGGGGACGGGACACTCAATGAAGTCGTCTCCGGAATTGCCAAATACCCGGTACGCCCGAAAGTGGGCTTGATTCCGATGGGCACGACCAATGATTTTGCTCGAGCTGTGCGCATCCCACGCGACATCAACCGCGCTGTCGATATCATCATCAAAGGCGAATCGATCCCTGTCGATATCGGAGTTATGAACGATGACCGCTATTTCGTCAATATTGCAGGAGGCGGGCGTTTGACCGAATTGACGTATGAAGTCCCGAGCAAGCTCAAGACAGTACTCGGCCAATTGGCGTATTATTTGAAAGGCATCGAGATGATTCCTTCGATTCGCTCTTCCCGTGTCCGCATCGAATACGACGGTCAAGTGTTCGACGATAAAGCAATGATGTTTTTGATCGGCTTGACCAATTCCGTCGGCGGTTTTGAAAAACTGGCGCCGGATGCCAGCATCAACGACGGGAAATTCACCTTGCTCATCTTGAAGGAATTGAATATGGCGGAATTTATCCGTGTGGCATCCCTTGCGCTTCGCGGGGAGCATTTATCCGACCCGCATGTGTTGTATGTGAAAGCGAGCAAGATTTCCGTGACTTCCAATGAACGCGTATTGTTGAACCTTGATGGCGAGTTCGGCGGCATTTTGCCGGCTACTTTCGAAAACTTGGAGCGCCATATTGAAATGTTCGTGCCGCTGGAGTATATCAAAGAAAAAGACCGCAAATGAAAAAGCGATCCGCTCAACCCGAATGGGAATGAGTGGATCGCTTTTTTTGATAGATCAGTATTCCAGCAATTCGATCGCTTCGTCCTGGTCCGCCGCAAGCTTCGGCAAGCCTTCAATCGGCTCCCAGCGATACTGCACGATAAGGCCATTATCGCGCCCTTCGCTTTTGATGGTATGTTCGAATTCGTCGATTTTTTCACCGGTGTATTCAAAATGGAAGATGTTGCGCTCGTACGCTTTGTCTTTATGCGCCGGGTAGTAATTGTATTTGTGGATTTTCCCGACGAATTCCAGCACATCGCGCGGCAAGCCAGTTTCTTCTTTCACTTCGCGGTACAGGGCATCAATCAATAATTCGTCTTCCCCAATCGTTCCGCCTGGCACTTGCAATCCGACTTCGGGTTCGCCTTTGTACTCGAATACGAGCAATTCTCGGTTGTTTTCTTCACCTCTCGTAATATAGGCAAATACCTTTCTGCTTGTTTCCATATGAATCATCCTTTTCTTTTGTTCATTATAGAATACTAAAAATTCAGCAAAATTTCAATGGGGATGTTTTCCTTTTGTCACAGCTTATTCAAACATCGGGCAGAATCGGATGCCTCGCAGAAGTTTATGGGAGGGCCTTTGAGGTACAATAAAACATATAACGGGCTGTGCTTTGGCCCATGTAAAGGGGACGAGAAATTTGGGATTTGAAGATACGGCCTTAATGAGCCGGATACTGACCTTGATGACCCTATCTTTCCACATCATTTACGCGACGATCGGTGTAGGGGTCCCGCTCATGATCATGATCGCCCAATGGGTCGGGATCAGAAAAAAAGACGAACATTACATTCTCCTAGCACGGCGCTGGGCGAGAGGATTTGTTATCACGGTAGCGGTCGGGGTCGTGACCGGTACCGCAATCGGTCTGCAATTATCATTATTGTGGCCGAACTTTATGCAAATGGCAGGGAACGTCATTGCGCTTCCGCTGTTCATGGAAGTCTTCGCGTTTTTCTTTGAAGCGATTTTCCTCGGAATCTATTTGTATACGTGGGACCGTTTTGAAGACCAGCGCAAGCATTTTCTATTGCTGATTCCGGTTGCGCTCGGAGCGGCTGCTTCCTCTGTATTTATCACCATCGTCAATTCATTCATGAATGCGCCGCAAGGGTTTGATGTGTTGAACGGCGAGCTGGTCAATGTGAGCCCGTTGCTCGCGATGTTCAGTCCAGCCGTGCCGACAAAAGTCGCGCACGTCCTGTCGACAGCATTCATGACGAGCGCCTTTGTGTTGGCGTCGATCGCTGCCTTCCGTTTGCTGCGTGGGTCGAATCATATTTACCACAAAAAAGCATTGTTCCTGACAATGAAGCTCGCGCTGGTCTTTTCGGTTGCGACCGCCATCATCGGCGACTTTTCAGGGAAATACTTGGCTGAATACCAGCCAGAGAAACTGGCGGCTGCCGAATGGCATTTTGAAACGGGATCGGAAGCTGAACTGGTGTTGTTCGGTGTATTGGACGGCGAAGAGCCGAAATACGCAATCCGCATTCCATACGCGCTCAGCATTTTGGCGCACGGTGTACCAAGCGGTGAAGTCATCGGCTTGAATGATTTCCCGGAAGATGAAATTCCGCCGCTGTGGATCCATTACCTCTTCGATACGATGGTCACCCTCGGCATGTGGCTCGCGTTCTTCTCCTTCGTTTACGTCGTCGGAGCGTGGCGCGGCTGGTCCATTGTCACAAGGAAATGGTTCCGCTGGCTGACTGTACTGAGCGGGCCACTCGCGATGCTCGCGATACAGGCTGGCTGGTGGTTCACGGAAGTCGGCAGGCAGCCGTGGATCTTGCGCGGCTATATGAAGACCAGTGAAGGGGCAACGACAAGCGGGCAAGTCGATTTGATGATCGTATTGTTCGCCGGCCTCTATGTCATTCTCGGAATCGGAACGGTTGTCGTGTTGTCACGCATGTACAAACGCAACCCAGTCGAGAAAGAATTGGCACAACGTGAATCCGTAAAAGGCGGTGAAGAATAATGACACTCGAAATTATCGGGATTTCCGTTCTTTGGCTGTTTTTGTTCCTCTACGTCATCGTGGCGTCGATTGATTTCGGCGCCGGATTCTTTAACGCTTACAGTGCTTTTTCCGACAAACAGCATATTCTGACAGGCATCATTCAGCGCTATCTGTCGCCAGTATGGGAAGTGACGAACGTCTTTTTCGTGTTCTTCTTCGTCGGCATCATCGGGTTCTTCCCGCAGACAGCGTTCTATTACGGCACGACGCTTCTCGTGCCGGCAAGCATTGCGCTTATTTTGCTGGCAGTGCGTGGTTCGTATTATGCCTTCGCTACTTACGGCGCGAAGATCAACCACCGCGGTTATATCTATATGTACGGTTTATCCGGCCTAATGCTTCCGGCGGCACTGTCGCCGGTGCTGGCCATTTCAGAAGGCGGCTTTATGCGCCTGGAGGGCGGGCAGCCCTCTCTTGATTATTGGGCGCTGTTTACAAGCCCCTTGATGTGGAGCATCGTCGTCTTGAGCATTGCAGCGGTGCTGTATATTTCCGCCGTGTTCTTGACGTGGTATGCGTGGAAAGCAGGAGACGAGAAAGCGACGCAACTTGTCCGCAAGTATGCGCTGATTTGGGCCGGCCCGACAATCATCACTGCGACCGGCATCATTTTTGAACTTCGCGGGCACAACCCGGAACATTATGCGAGCTTGCTCGATCTATGGTGGATGTTCGCGCTGTCGTTCCTGTTGTTCCTGGGTACCGTGTTCTTGATCTGGAAAAAGCGCAATTACGGCTTGGCGTTCATCCTGCTCGTCGGCCAGTTCTTTACCGCGTTTTTTGCCTACGGGGCGTCGCATTACCCGTATTTGCTGTATCCGCACCTGACGATTTACGATAGCTTCACGAATGAATCGATGGCGATCGCCTTGATCATCGCCTTTATCGCAGGGCTGGGGCTATTGCTGCCGTCGCTTTATCTATTATTCCGCCTGTTCCTATTCGACAAAGATTACGTCAAAGGGAAATCGGATTATCATGCCTAAGGAGGCTGTGAAAGATGAATGATTTCTTCATTTTCTATGCGCCGTTTCTGGTGATCATCCTGGCGATTGCCGTCGGTTTCTGGATATCACTGAAAGATGGCCCGGTAACGAAAGAAAAAAAATAAAGCTGTGGCGGGAATTTCCCGCCACAGTTTTTTACTGCTTAAAAAGCGGATATGTTACAATAAGTCAATGTGAAATGGAGTGAACGTAATGAAACCAGTAACGAAAAATGACCGCTTGTCCGTCTATGTCGAAGACTTGACGCATGATGGTGCAGGCGTTGCCAAAGTGGACGGCTACCCGCTGTTCATCAAAGATGCTTTGCCCGGTGAGACCGTAACGGTGCATGTATTGAAAACATTGAAATCTTACGGCTTTGCGAAACTCATCTCGATCGAAGAGAAATCCGCAGACCGCATCGACGCACCTTGCCCGGTGTTTGAGATATGTGGCGGCTGCCAATTGCAGCACCTGTCCTACGAAGGCCAATTGAAATACAAAGAAAAAGTGGTGCGCGATGCGATGGCACGTCTCGGCAAATTGCCGGACGTGCCGGTCCATCCGGTCAAAGGCATGGACAATCCGTGGCGCTACCGCAACAAATCGCAAATTCCGTTCGGCCAAGAAGATGGCCGTGTCGTCGCTGGTTTTTACCAGCCGCGCTCACACCGTATTGCGGATACCGATATCTGCTTGATCCAGACACCGGAAGCGGATATTTTGATGGCGTCGCTCAAGCGTAATTTGCAGGATATGGGCATCGAGCCGTATGAAGAAAAGACGCATCGCGGCATGCTGCGCCACGTCGTCCTGCGAAAAGGGCGCGTGACGGGCGAATTGATGGTCGTGTTGGTGACGAAGAAGCAGAAATTCCCGCAAGCAGAGCGCGCCGTGGAAGCAATTCGTGCGGCATTGCCTGAGGTCACGTCAATCATGCAGAACGTCAATCCAGAAAAGACCAATGTCATTTTCGGGAATGAAACGATCAATCTATGGGGCAAAGACATCATCGAAGACCGGATCGGCGATGTACGCTTTGAGATCTCCGCGCGATCGTTCTATCAAGTCAACCCGGAACAGACGGAAGTACTATACGGGCAGGCGCTTGATTACGCGGGACTGACAGGAACGGAAACGGTGATCGATGCGTATTGTGGCATCGGCACGATTTCGCTGTTCCTTGCACAGCGCGCAAAATTCGTCATGGGTGTCGAGATCGTCCCGCAAGCGATCGAAGACGCCAAACGCAACGCCGATTTGAACGGCTTTACGAATACCTT
Coding sequences:
- a CDS encoding thioredoxin family protein, translated to MMTELEYFEHAISLEKYMAQMESNQEKTYTIYEKFELPNDPEFIDMLKQQQLNILAITEDWCGDAMMVNPILRKLAEAADLEVRCVYRDDNPELMDRYLTNGGKSIPKYIFLSESGEVKGSWGPRSPKVQQMVDEKRAKLPEKEDHQYELHWKTVIGEISDRFTSDPELWQDTYEDIRKSLQKSLA
- a CDS encoding diacylglycerol kinase; this translates as MKRARIIYNPTSGRELFRRHLPEVLEKMEIAGYETSCHATTCEGDAVKAAEYAVEGKFDLVVAVGGDGTLNEVVSGIAKYPVRPKVGLIPMGTTNDFARAVRIPRDINRAVDIIIKGESIPVDIGVMNDDRYFVNIAGGGRLTELTYEVPSKLKTVLGQLAYYLKGIEMIPSIRSSRVRIEYDGQVFDDKAMMFLIGLTNSVGGFEKLAPDASINDGKFTLLILKELNMAEFIRVASLALRGEHLSDPHVLYVKASKISVTSNERVLLNLDGEFGGILPATFENLERHIEMFVPLEYIKEKDRK
- a CDS encoding NUDIX hydrolase; the protein is METSRKVFAYITRGEENNRELLVFEYKGEPEVGLQVPGGTIGEDELLIDALYREVKEETGLPRDVLEFVGKIHKYNYYPAHKDKAYERNIFHFEYTGEKIDEFEHTIKSEGRDNGLIVQYRWEPIEGLPKLAADQDEAIELLEY
- a CDS encoding cytochrome ubiquinol oxidase subunit I, translating into MGFEDTALMSRILTLMTLSFHIIYATIGVGVPLMIMIAQWVGIRKKDEHYILLARRWARGFVITVAVGVVTGTAIGLQLSLLWPNFMQMAGNVIALPLFMEVFAFFFEAIFLGIYLYTWDRFEDQRKHFLLLIPVALGAAASSVFITIVNSFMNAPQGFDVLNGELVNVSPLLAMFSPAVPTKVAHVLSTAFMTSAFVLASIAAFRLLRGSNHIYHKKALFLTMKLALVFSVATAIIGDFSGKYLAEYQPEKLAAAEWHFETGSEAELVLFGVLDGEEPKYAIRIPYALSILAHGVPSGEVIGLNDFPEDEIPPLWIHYLFDTMVTLGMWLAFFSFVYVVGAWRGWSIVTRKWFRWLTVLSGPLAMLAIQAGWWFTEVGRQPWILRGYMKTSEGATTSGQVDLMIVLFAGLYVILGIGTVVVLSRMYKRNPVEKELAQRESVKGGEE
- a CDS encoding cytochrome d ubiquinol oxidase subunit II, with protein sequence MTLEIIGISVLWLFLFLYVIVASIDFGAGFFNAYSAFSDKQHILTGIIQRYLSPVWEVTNVFFVFFFVGIIGFFPQTAFYYGTTLLVPASIALILLAVRGSYYAFATYGAKINHRGYIYMYGLSGLMLPAALSPVLAISEGGFMRLEGGQPSLDYWALFTSPLMWSIVVLSIAAVLYISAVFLTWYAWKAGDEKATQLVRKYALIWAGPTIITATGIIFELRGHNPEHYASLLDLWWMFALSFLLFLGTVFLIWKKRNYGLAFILLVGQFFTAFFAYGASHYPYLLYPHLTIYDSFTNESMAIALIIAFIAGLGLLLPSLYLLFRLFLFDKDYVKGKSDYHA
- the cydS gene encoding cytochrome bd oxidase small subunit CydS — protein: MNDFFIFYAPFLVIILAIAVGFWISLKDGPVTKEKK
- the rlmD gene encoding 23S rRNA (uracil(1939)-C(5))-methyltransferase RlmD, which gives rise to MKPVTKNDRLSVYVEDLTHDGAGVAKVDGYPLFIKDALPGETVTVHVLKTLKSYGFAKLISIEEKSADRIDAPCPVFEICGGCQLQHLSYEGQLKYKEKVVRDAMARLGKLPDVPVHPVKGMDNPWRYRNKSQIPFGQEDGRVVAGFYQPRSHRIADTDICLIQTPEADILMASLKRNLQDMGIEPYEEKTHRGMLRHVVLRKGRVTGELMVVLVTKKQKFPQAERAVEAIRAALPEVTSIMQNVNPEKTNVIFGNETINLWGKDIIEDRIGDVRFEISARSFYQVNPEQTEVLYGQALDYAGLTGTETVIDAYCGIGTISLFLAQRAKFVMGVEIVPQAIEDAKRNADLNGFTNTLFEAGPAEEVIPRWYKDGKQADVLVVDPPRKGCDEALLQTMLEQKPERIVYVSCNPATLARDLRILEDGGYRTQEVQPVDMFPQTTHVECVAWLTRS